A window of the Zootoca vivipara chromosome 14, rZooViv1.1, whole genome shotgun sequence genome harbors these coding sequences:
- the VRK3 gene encoding inactive serine/threonine-protein kinase VRK3 produces the protein MSTVGELCELRWNIKSFNFCASCGARLPAEEEGMKITPTSSIKGLSQEDQDHLPRSPAKKKAEILPDKGNASSANKRSWSPSVSPTKSPKAKAKPSYRTPRKDRSATVRPLPEGEILTDLNNEQWKLGKLLSEGDYGLMYEAMCASEACRSQRRYSLKLDCKDGRLFNEQNFMQRAAKKATVEKWKKQHSVPLLGIPNCVGFGLHNSNYRFLVFSYLGRSLQSILDDCENKMTEKAALQLAIRLVDVLEFLHENEYTHGNITAQHIYVNPADLAAITLADYCFAFRYSPGGKHVSECQGSRTPHEGTIEFISIDSHKGAAPSRRSDLESLGYCLVKWLCRCLPWSEDLDCPCVVMQKKESYKADVIKSPRLSFDWKSNSEALKSYLLQVMSLEYEEKPDYEELRTVLRRPLELMRTSAYDSVDLKVAP, from the exons atgagTACAGTAGGTGAACTATGTGAACTAAGATGGAATATTAAATCCTTTAACTTTTGTGCCTCCTGCGGGGCCAGACTTCCTGCAGAAGAAGAGGGCATGAAGATCACTCCAACTTCTTCAATTAAAG GGCTAAGCCAGGAAGACCAGGATCACCTGCCAAGGTCTCCTGCAAAGAAAAAGGCAGAAATATTGCCAGACAAAGGAAACGCTTCTTCTGCAAATAAACGGAGCTGGTCACCTTCAGTATCACCTACTAAATCACCAAAGGCAAAAG CAAAGCCCAGCTACCGAACGCCCAGGAAGGACAGGAGTGCCACCGTGAGACCTCTCCCAGAGGGTGAGATCCTAACAGACTTGAACAACGAGCAATGGAAGCTTGGGAAACTTCTGAGCGAGGGTGACTATGGACTGATGTATGAAG CAATGTGTGCATCTGAAGCTTGCCGTTCCCAGCGGAGATACTCCCTCAAACTT GATTGCAAAGATGGACGGCTCTTCAATGAACAGAACTTCATGCAGCGAGCTGCTAAGAAAGCCACAG TGGAGAAGTGGAAGAAACAGCATTCAGTACCATTGCTGGGGATCCCTAATTGCGTTGGTTTTGGCCTCCACAATAGTAACTACAG GTTCCTGGTCTTCTCTTATCTGGGCCGCTCCCTTCAGTCCATCCTGGATGACTGTGAAAACAAGATGACGGAGAAAGCAGCCTTGCAGCTTGCAATTAGACTG GTGGATGTTCTGGAGTTCCTCCATGAGAATGAGTATACCCATGGGAACATCACTGCTCAGCACATATATGTGAATCCAGCTGACCTTGCTGCG atCACCCTGGCAGATTACTGCTTTGCTTTCCGGTACAGCCCTGGGGGGAAGCATGTATCTGAATGCCAAGGCAGCAGGACACCCCACGAGGGCACCATAGAGTTCATCAGCATTGATAGCCACAAAGGAGCCG CTCCATCTCGTCGTAGTGATCTTGAGTCTCTGGGTTACTGTCTAGTGAAGTGGCTGTGCAGATGTCTTCCCTGGTCTGAGGACCTTGACTGTCCCTGTGTGGTCATGCAGAAGAAGGAAAG TTACAAAGCAGATGTTATCAAGTCTCCAAGGCTCTCCTTTGACTGGAAATCAAATTCAG AAGCCCTGAAGAGCTACCTGCTACAAGTGATGTCCCTGGAATATGAAGAGAAGCCAGACTATGAAGAGCTACGCACTGTCCTGAGGAGGCCTCTTGAGCTGATGAGAACATCTGCCTATGACTCAGTGGATCTCAAGGTGGCACCCTAG
- the CCNF gene encoding cyclin-F isoform X1 — protein MKYLALALVTHCRCSRCFSVPSKRRMRKRPRVLTLLCLPEDVLFHVLKGLPAEDILSLRAVHSHLKYLVDNHASVWACASFQDVWPSPSNLKMFERAAEKGNFESAVKLGIAYLYNEGLSVSDEGRAEVNGLKASRFFSLAERLNTFAAPFVWLFIRPPWSLSGSCCKAVVYESLKAECQQQKAQRGSILYCLAKVLNLFEDEEKRKEALEMFENSSKQGCLHSAYLLWENNRKASMSDPGRYLQSLRKLRDYAAKGSWEAQIALAKACGNGNQLGLETKASNEMVSQLFQASLPLSKQSIFTVQKGMNETMRYILIDWLVEVATMKDFSSLCLHMTVGCVDRYLKIRSVSRACLQLLGIACMVICTRFISKEILTIREAVWLTDNTYKYEDLVRMMGEIISALEGKIKIPTILDYKEVLLNIIPLERRTVHLYSFICELSLLNTGLCIYSPARLSAAALLLAKVLHKQAHPWTSQLCETTGFSLEELIPCALDIHKKCFHEDVPKDYRQVSLTAVKQRFEDERYEEIGKEEVMNYSQLCSLLGVKHEDPEPDSLYMNTVETFLTSPSGKRTKRRREDSIQEDRGSFVTTPTAELSNQEESLLGNFLDWSLDSCSGYEGDQESEGEKEGDVTAPSGILDVTVVCSGPEEHCFGCCEESSDEESIAKEGSTYDLNNYDPPGAGKGWLMHHSQPKGTIEASSGYSSVNSTSPTSTIDCNFGASPKATSVQPLGPAKNKGGSPHDSKLCLHSSRRQAKRKNVAEYNEEERMNLGFLSL, from the exons ATGAAATACCTTGCGCTTGCTTTAGTGACCCACTGCAGGTGCTCCAGGTGCTTCTCTGTCCCTTCAAAGCGAAGAATGAGGAAGAGACCCAGGGTCCTGACACTGTTGTGCCTCCCGGAAGATGTTCTGTTTCATGTTCTTAAGGGGCTGCCTGCTGAAGACATCCTTTCCCTCCGAGct GTTCACTCTCATCTTAAGTACCTTGTAGATAACCATGCTAGTGTTTGGGCCTGTGCAAGTTTTCAAGATGTGTGGCCTTCTCCCAGCAACTTGAAAATGTTTGAAAG GGCTGCAGAAAAGGGTAACTTTGAATCTGCTGTGAAGCTGGGCATTGCCTACCTCTACAATGAAGGCT TATCAGTCTCCGATGAGGGTCGTGCAGAAGTGAATGGGTTAAAAGCATCTCGCTTCTTCAGCCTGGCGGAACGTCTGAACACCTTCGCAGCCCCATTTGTTTGGCTTTTCATTCGCCCACCTTGGTCTCTGAGTGGAAGCTGTTGTAAAGCTGTGGTCTACGAGAGCCTCAAAGCAGAGTGTCAGCAGCAAAAG GCTCAGAGAGGCTCAATTCTGTATTGCCTAGCTAAAGTTCTAAATCTCTTTGAG gatgaagagaaaagaaaagaagctctTGAAATGTTTGAGAACTCATCGAAGCAGGGATGCTTGCACAGCGCCTACCTCCTCTGGGAAAATAACAGAAAAGCTTCT ATGTCAGACCCTGGTAGATACCTTCAAAGCCTCAGGAAACTCAGGGATTATGCAGCCAAGGGCTCTTGGGAAGCCCAG ATTGCTCTAGCCAAAGCTTGTGGGAATGGAAACCAACTAGGGCTGGAAACAAAGGCCTCCAATGAGATGGTGTCTCAGCTCTTccaggcctccctccctctcagcaaGCAGAGCATCTTCACTGTTCAAAAGGGAATGAATGAGACAATGAG ATACATTCTGATTGACTGGCTGGTAGAAGTGGCCACCATGAAGGATTTCTCAAGCCTCTGTCTCCATATGACAGTAGGGTGTGTGGACCGGTACTTGAAAATAAGATCTGTATCCCGGGCTTGTCTTCAGCTTTTGGGGATTGCTTGCATGGTTATTTGTACACG TTTTATCAGCAAAGAGATTCTGACAATACGGGAAGCTGTTTGGTTAACAGACAACACATACAAATATGAAGATcttgtcaggatgatgggggagATCATTTCTGCCCTGGAAGGAAAGATAAAG ATACCTACTATCCTGGACTACAAGGAAGTACTGCTGAACATAATCCCATTGGAAAGAAGAACTGTGCATCTCTACAGCTTCATTTGTGAACTTTCACTCTTAAACACAGGCCTTTGCATATACTCTCCTGCCCGTTTGTCTGCAGCGGCCTTGCttctggccaaagtattgcacaAGCAAG ctcatCCTTGGACAAGTCAGTTATGTGAAACCACAGGGTTTTCCCTCGAAGAACTGATACCCTGTGCACTGGATATCCACAAAAAATG TTTCCATGAGGATGTCCCAAAAGATTATAGGCAGGTGTCCCTTACTGCTGTGAAACAACGATTTGAAGATGAGCGCTATGAGGAAATTGGCAAAGAAGAG GTGATGAATTACAGCCAGCTCTGCTCGCTGCTAGGAGTGAAACATGAAGATCCAGAGCCCGACTCCTTGTACATGAACACAGTGGAAACATTTCTCACTTCTCCATCGGGAAAAAGAACTAAAAG gagaagagaagacagcATCCAGGAAGACAGGGGAAGCTTTGTAACGACACCAACAGCTGAACTGTCCAACCAGGAGGAGAGCCTTCTAGGGAACTTCCTGGACTGGAGCTTGGATTCCTGCTCTGGTTATGAAGGAGACCAAGAAAgtgaaggagagaaggagggagatg TTACAGCTCCAAGTGGAATTCTGGATGTAACTGTGGTCTGTTCGGGCCCTGAAGAACACTGCTTTGGCTGTTGTGAAGAATCCAGTGATGAAGAGAGCATTGCCAAAGAGGGATCTACATATGACCTAAATAATTATGACCCACCAGGTGCTGGGAAGGGATGGCTAATGCACCACAGCCAACCAAAGGGCACCATTGAAGCCAGCTCTGGATATTCCTCTGTCAACAGTACCAGCCCTACTTCCACTATAGATTGCAACTTTGGAGCATCTCCCAAAGCTACCTCAGTGCAGCCTCTGGGCCCTGCCAAGAACAAAGGCGGTTCTCCTCATGACTCAAAATTATGTTTACACTCCAGCAGAAGGCAAGCAAAACGGAAAAATGTGGCTGAGTACAATGAAGAAGAAAGGATGAACTTGGGCTTCTTAAGCCTCTGA
- the CCNF gene encoding cyclin-F isoform X2 translates to MKAGVTHCRCSRCFSVPSKRRMRKRPRVLTLLCLPEDVLFHVLKGLPAEDILSLRAVHSHLKYLVDNHASVWACASFQDVWPSPSNLKMFERAAEKGNFESAVKLGIAYLYNEGLSVSDEGRAEVNGLKASRFFSLAERLNTFAAPFVWLFIRPPWSLSGSCCKAVVYESLKAECQQQKAQRGSILYCLAKVLNLFEDEEKRKEALEMFENSSKQGCLHSAYLLWENNRKASMSDPGRYLQSLRKLRDYAAKGSWEAQIALAKACGNGNQLGLETKASNEMVSQLFQASLPLSKQSIFTVQKGMNETMRYILIDWLVEVATMKDFSSLCLHMTVGCVDRYLKIRSVSRACLQLLGIACMVICTRFISKEILTIREAVWLTDNTYKYEDLVRMMGEIISALEGKIKIPTILDYKEVLLNIIPLERRTVHLYSFICELSLLNTGLCIYSPARLSAAALLLAKVLHKQAHPWTSQLCETTGFSLEELIPCALDIHKKCFHEDVPKDYRQVSLTAVKQRFEDERYEEIGKEEVMNYSQLCSLLGVKHEDPEPDSLYMNTVETFLTSPSGKRTKRRREDSIQEDRGSFVTTPTAELSNQEESLLGNFLDWSLDSCSGYEGDQESEGEKEGDVTAPSGILDVTVVCSGPEEHCFGCCEESSDEESIAKEGSTYDLNNYDPPGAGKGWLMHHSQPKGTIEASSGYSSVNSTSPTSTIDCNFGASPKATSVQPLGPAKNKGGSPHDSKLCLHSSRRQAKRKNVAEYNEEERMNLGFLSL, encoded by the exons ATGAAAGCGGGTG TGACCCACTGCAGGTGCTCCAGGTGCTTCTCTGTCCCTTCAAAGCGAAGAATGAGGAAGAGACCCAGGGTCCTGACACTGTTGTGCCTCCCGGAAGATGTTCTGTTTCATGTTCTTAAGGGGCTGCCTGCTGAAGACATCCTTTCCCTCCGAGct GTTCACTCTCATCTTAAGTACCTTGTAGATAACCATGCTAGTGTTTGGGCCTGTGCAAGTTTTCAAGATGTGTGGCCTTCTCCCAGCAACTTGAAAATGTTTGAAAG GGCTGCAGAAAAGGGTAACTTTGAATCTGCTGTGAAGCTGGGCATTGCCTACCTCTACAATGAAGGCT TATCAGTCTCCGATGAGGGTCGTGCAGAAGTGAATGGGTTAAAAGCATCTCGCTTCTTCAGCCTGGCGGAACGTCTGAACACCTTCGCAGCCCCATTTGTTTGGCTTTTCATTCGCCCACCTTGGTCTCTGAGTGGAAGCTGTTGTAAAGCTGTGGTCTACGAGAGCCTCAAAGCAGAGTGTCAGCAGCAAAAG GCTCAGAGAGGCTCAATTCTGTATTGCCTAGCTAAAGTTCTAAATCTCTTTGAG gatgaagagaaaagaaaagaagctctTGAAATGTTTGAGAACTCATCGAAGCAGGGATGCTTGCACAGCGCCTACCTCCTCTGGGAAAATAACAGAAAAGCTTCT ATGTCAGACCCTGGTAGATACCTTCAAAGCCTCAGGAAACTCAGGGATTATGCAGCCAAGGGCTCTTGGGAAGCCCAG ATTGCTCTAGCCAAAGCTTGTGGGAATGGAAACCAACTAGGGCTGGAAACAAAGGCCTCCAATGAGATGGTGTCTCAGCTCTTccaggcctccctccctctcagcaaGCAGAGCATCTTCACTGTTCAAAAGGGAATGAATGAGACAATGAG ATACATTCTGATTGACTGGCTGGTAGAAGTGGCCACCATGAAGGATTTCTCAAGCCTCTGTCTCCATATGACAGTAGGGTGTGTGGACCGGTACTTGAAAATAAGATCTGTATCCCGGGCTTGTCTTCAGCTTTTGGGGATTGCTTGCATGGTTATTTGTACACG TTTTATCAGCAAAGAGATTCTGACAATACGGGAAGCTGTTTGGTTAACAGACAACACATACAAATATGAAGATcttgtcaggatgatgggggagATCATTTCTGCCCTGGAAGGAAAGATAAAG ATACCTACTATCCTGGACTACAAGGAAGTACTGCTGAACATAATCCCATTGGAAAGAAGAACTGTGCATCTCTACAGCTTCATTTGTGAACTTTCACTCTTAAACACAGGCCTTTGCATATACTCTCCTGCCCGTTTGTCTGCAGCGGCCTTGCttctggccaaagtattgcacaAGCAAG ctcatCCTTGGACAAGTCAGTTATGTGAAACCACAGGGTTTTCCCTCGAAGAACTGATACCCTGTGCACTGGATATCCACAAAAAATG TTTCCATGAGGATGTCCCAAAAGATTATAGGCAGGTGTCCCTTACTGCTGTGAAACAACGATTTGAAGATGAGCGCTATGAGGAAATTGGCAAAGAAGAG GTGATGAATTACAGCCAGCTCTGCTCGCTGCTAGGAGTGAAACATGAAGATCCAGAGCCCGACTCCTTGTACATGAACACAGTGGAAACATTTCTCACTTCTCCATCGGGAAAAAGAACTAAAAG gagaagagaagacagcATCCAGGAAGACAGGGGAAGCTTTGTAACGACACCAACAGCTGAACTGTCCAACCAGGAGGAGAGCCTTCTAGGGAACTTCCTGGACTGGAGCTTGGATTCCTGCTCTGGTTATGAAGGAGACCAAGAAAgtgaaggagagaaggagggagatg TTACAGCTCCAAGTGGAATTCTGGATGTAACTGTGGTCTGTTCGGGCCCTGAAGAACACTGCTTTGGCTGTTGTGAAGAATCCAGTGATGAAGAGAGCATTGCCAAAGAGGGATCTACATATGACCTAAATAATTATGACCCACCAGGTGCTGGGAAGGGATGGCTAATGCACCACAGCCAACCAAAGGGCACCATTGAAGCCAGCTCTGGATATTCCTCTGTCAACAGTACCAGCCCTACTTCCACTATAGATTGCAACTTTGGAGCATCTCCCAAAGCTACCTCAGTGCAGCCTCTGGGCCCTGCCAAGAACAAAGGCGGTTCTCCTCATGACTCAAAATTATGTTTACACTCCAGCAGAAGGCAAGCAAAACGGAAAAATGTGGCTGAGTACAATGAAGAAGAAAGGATGAACTTGGGCTTCTTAAGCCTCTGA